GTACCGGGATGGGTGCCTCATAATTCTTATAAGTAATCGCAATCAGCAATTCATACTTTGATAGATCAATCTCCTCAAAGGCATAATAAATATCTGCAAAAGCAGGTTTCGTTCTTTCCAGGTATTGTGTGCCCTTATCTTTAAGATCTAATAATACAGCCGTTGGCCGCTTATTGACAAATAAGGAGATCAGCTGGTTAAACACTTTAGCTGGAGTTGGTGAATGATGGTCACCAGGCGCAATGCCACTGGTAGAATCTTTTTGCCCTGACTTAACAAAAACCTTCCAGTTGAATTCCGCTGCTAATGTATCCAGTGCCCATAGTTGCTGCAGATCGCTACTGGTGGTAATCACGGCCTGTCCTGCTGTAGCCCTGGCAAGTTTCGCAGCCAGCGCATTCGCCCCGCCTTCATGACCGGATACTACTGCCTGTACAAAATGGCCCTGGTCATCCATATTAATCACCGCCGGGTCTGTATGCTTATCCTCTAAATGAGGCGCAATGCTCCTCACACAAATACCCAATGCCCCAATAAATACAAGGTTGTCAAACTTGCGGTAATTGTCCTGCAAAAAAACGGCAATAGCAGGAATCCTTGTTACCTGCTCATGTATGCGCGTACTCACCACTACAGCATGAGGGAATTCCTTCATGATGCGCAAACCTAATTCCACGCCGCTGTCTGTACTCGCTATGATCGCTGTTTTATTCATGTCTGTATTTTTTCTGCCGTCAGGACAGTAATCGGATTATGTTCGTCTATTGTAATGTTTATAGCTGTATGCAGTTGATAGCCCAATGCGGTCACTGCTTCCACAAATTGAGTGTTGCTTTCCTGTTTCACAGCATTCATGACCAGCCGGCCACCAGGTTTCAAATAGTGATGAATACCGGCAATCAATTCATCTAACCTGTTCCCATGTCCTCCAATAAAGATGGCGTCGGCTGGGGGATAGGCTGATAGATCCTGCTCAAATATGTCACCTATCACTTTAATAATTCCCGGCACACCTAAATTAAACGCATTCCTGTCCATCAATGCGTCACAGGCTATTCTCTTCTCAAACGCCACTACCTGCAAACCGGGAAAATTATTCTTTGCCTCTATCGCCACCGATCCTGTACAAAAACCTATATCCCAGAATACCTGCCGCTGAAACAGATCCAGCTGGCTCAGACTTAACAGGCGTATAGGCATCTTAGTGATCATGTTGGGTCTGTTTTCCAAACCCTCGAATAAGGCATCCGGGATGCCCATCCATTTCTTCCGGGGCGTATTTTCAATGAGCAATACGCAATTCAATGCGTGAAATAAAGTATCTGAAGCAGCTGGTAATGAGAACGTATTGATTTTTTCTTCCACGCCTTCCAGCGCTTCACCCACGATCATCGTATAGTTGTCATAACCATATGCTAATAGTCGTGAGGCAATGGCCGCTGGTGTTTTGACACCATCTGTGAGCACGCCTATCAGCTTTTCTCTTTTTAATAATGCAGTGTCCAGTTCATCCCAGCCACGTCCATGCACAGAGGTATTATACAATGCCGCATAAGCGATATTGCAACGTTGACACAACAATTGCAAACTATTAAAATAAGGATAGACACGCATCTCCGCTTCAGGGTGATACCTCCGTATGCTATTGGCAAATCCATAGAACAGCGGATCGCCGGAAGCAAAGATCACTACTTCACCATCCAGTTCTTTGTATTGCTGGATCAGTCCGGGAATGTCTCCTGTAATATCGATCCATTCATACGCTGCAGGCAGGTATTGGTGCATGCGCTGATGATGTCGTTTGCCACCGGAGAAATATTGATGTTGTGATAATAAGGATAGCACCTCATCTGCTAAGACGAAGTGTGCATGATCTGAAATCCCTATGACCACATATTTATTCATTCTTAAGTGTTGTATTTTTTATTGGTGATTATGCAATTGCTTACTCATAAGTAAATGCTGCATTTACAATACTTGCCGCCACATTACTTCCTCCCTTACGCCCCTTAATAATCACATAGGGCACCTGCTTCATTGCCTGCAATTTCAACTTAGATTCCACCACATTCACAAATCCCACAGGTGCACCAATAATCCCTGCCGGTTTAAAATCTTCATTTCCTAACTGATCACATAATTCAAACAAAGCAGTTGGTGCATTCCCTACCACAAACAGGGCCTCCGGATGTTGTGCTATTGCCAGCCGCATACCTGCCTGGCTTCTTGTCAGGCCTTCCTTTTCCGCCAGTTCCGGTACACCTTCCGCATTCAGGTAACAATGCACCTGCGACCTGTATTTCTCTAAGAAGGATTTTGTAATTCCCGATTGCACCATCGTTACATCCGTTACAATCGTTCCGCCGTTTTGCAGGTACCTTTTCCAGCGGGTAATTGCATTATCATTGGAATGATATAAATCCTCATATTCAAAATCAGCAGTAGTATGTATGCATCTCATCACTGCCCACTTATCTGCCGGACTTAAATCCGTTCGCTGCAGCTGTGCGGCTATCTGCCTGAAGCTTTCATCCTGGATCTCCTGACCACTCTGTGGTTTTCTATCCAGGTAGCCACGGGGCGTTACTAAAAAGTTTTTGAACTGGTAAGTCTGCGAGTTCCCTACCATCACCAGCGAGAACATGTCTACAGCAGCCACAGGCAGTTCTTTCAGGGTAGTAAGCAGGATGCTTTCTTCCGGGCGCGTCACCTGCCTGATGATTGCAACCGGTGTATCAGGAGAGCGGTGTGCTAAGAAGATCTCTTTGAATCGCTCCAGTTGCCAGAACCGTTTCTTACTTCTTGGATTATATAAAGACGTGACAAAGTCACCAAAAGCTGCCGCTTTAATACGCTGTTCAATCGTGGTCCATGGGGTCATTAAGTCAGAAAGAGAGATGCAGCAGAAATCATGGCCTAATGGTGCACCCAGTTTCCCTGCAGATGCAATGAATGCACTAATGCCGGGAATGGTTTGTAAGTCAATCTCCTTTTCAGGATGCCTGCTTGCATACTGATATACCAGCGATGCCATAGCATAAATACCCGCATCACCTGAACTGATCACGACCACATGCTTGCCGGGCGCACAGCTGTCTACAGCAAGTGCCGCACGGGCTTCCTCTTCTGTCAGGTCTTTGCCAATACATGCACAGCCTGTTTTTAGCAAATGGCTGATGAACTGGAAATAATAGCTATATCCAATTACAATATCCGCATCAGCCAGCACCTGTTGTGCAATTGGCAATATATAGTCAGCGCCGCCGGGTCCAATGCCCACTACACTTAATCTCATAGTCTTATTAAAATATTCAGCGAAACAGAACCTGTGTTACACTCACAACTTCTTCAATATTATTAAGGAAAAATAAGGCAGCTCCCGCTCTTTAATCACCTGTATGTCCGTGGTAATAAACTGATCCGGTGTACCCAGGCGTTCGCAGTACATCATGCGCAAAGCTTTGTTGTGCATCAGTGGCAATAGTGTCTTAATCACACTGCGTATTTTGATCAGTACCACCGTATCAAAAGTATCGAGTAAATGCTCCAGTTGGTTTGCGTGCTCCATCCTTGGCAAAATTGCAATCTTCTCATTCAGCACGCCTAATGGGAACTGATGCGCGGCTGCGCCATTCAAAAATGAAGGCACCCCTGCTATCACTTCTACCTCCAGTTTATACTGTTGTATATGTTCCATCAGGTAGGCGAAGGTGCTGTAAAAAGAAATATCTCCCTCACTCACAAAAGCCACCTGTAACCCCATTTGGTAGTCCTCCCACATCTGCAGGAAGGTATTGGCGTAGGTACCAGCTACCTCACTTCTGTCAGTGCTCATCTTCAGGAACATGCCCCTGAATTTACTTTCATCCAGCTGATGATATTGCAGGATGTTCAGGGAATAACTGATGGTTGTGCCATCTTCCAGTAATGAGCCTGGATAGTAAATTCTATCTACCTGTTGCAATACCTGCAAGCCCTTTAGGGTAATCAGTAAAGGATCGCCCGGGCCAAGAGATACGCCGTATATTTTACCCTGTTTTACCATAACTCAGATCCAGATTTAAAATTTAACTGCCACCCGGTCTTCAACTATTCTTTGTCCTCAAATTCCCAGGATCTTTTTCATTCCCCTGACCACCTTATTCCCTTTCTCCAGCTTCTCATCTTCCTCAAACAATATCCCCTTCACAGCCAAATGATGCCCCACCTGCTCTTTGCCGACTTCCTCCTCAAACCCAATGATCTGCGTCCTGTACTTACACAACTGGCAATTCATTTCCGGTCTTCCGATCTCTACTTCCCTGATCCGTTCATCAATTGTCTCGAGCAATAACTCATCACACTCAAACCCCGAAGTATACAATACCTCCTTCTCTGTCTGCTCCCTATATTCTTCCAGCTGTGCATAGATCTTTTTCAATAACACCCCCGTAAACAAAAACAGGGGTACTGCAATCACCCGTTTATACGGCAACAGGTCCACCAGTGGCAAAGCCTCCTGCAATAAGGGCTTCGTTACTCCTATATAGGCCGTCGTGGCAAATCCAAATCCCATTCCTTCCCACAGCATTCTCGTCATCTTTGCCACATCCGCATTCGCATCCGGATCAGAAGTACCTCTTCCCACTACCAGCAAACAGGCAT
This window of the Chitinophaga sancti genome carries:
- a CDS encoding bifunctional cobalt-precorrin-7 (C(5))-methyltransferase/cobalt-precorrin-6B (C(15))-methyltransferase, which encodes MNKYVVIGISDHAHFVLADEVLSLLSQHQYFSGGKRHHQRMHQYLPAAYEWIDITGDIPGLIQQYKELDGEVVIFASGDPLFYGFANSIRRYHPEAEMRVYPYFNSLQLLCQRCNIAYAALYNTSVHGRGWDELDTALLKREKLIGVLTDGVKTPAAIASRLLAYGYDNYTMIVGEALEGVEEKINTFSLPAASDTLFHALNCVLLIENTPRKKWMGIPDALFEGLENRPNMITKMPIRLLSLSQLDLFQRQVFWDIGFCTGSVAIEAKNNFPGLQVVAFEKRIACDALMDRNAFNLGVPGIIKVIGDIFEQDLSAYPPADAIFIGGHGNRLDELIAGIHHYLKPGGRLVMNAVKQESNTQFVEAVTALGYQLHTAINITIDEHNPITVLTAEKIQT
- the cobJ gene encoding precorrin-3B C(17)-methyltransferase; translated protein: MRLSVVGIGPGGADYILPIAQQVLADADIVIGYSYYFQFISHLLKTGCACIGKDLTEEEARAALAVDSCAPGKHVVVISSGDAGIYAMASLVYQYASRHPEKEIDLQTIPGISAFIASAGKLGAPLGHDFCCISLSDLMTPWTTIEQRIKAAAFGDFVTSLYNPRSKKRFWQLERFKEIFLAHRSPDTPVAIIRQVTRPEESILLTTLKELPVAAVDMFSLVMVGNSQTYQFKNFLVTPRGYLDRKPQSGQEIQDESFRQIAAQLQRTDLSPADKWAVMRCIHTTADFEYEDLYHSNDNAITRWKRYLQNGGTIVTDVTMVQSGITKSFLEKYRSQVHCYLNAEGVPELAEKEGLTRSQAGMRLAIAQHPEALFVVGNAPTALFELCDQLGNEDFKPAGIIGAPVGFVNVVESKLKLQAMKQVPYVIIKGRKGGSNVAASIVNAAFTYE
- the cobI gene encoding precorrin-2 C(20)-methyltransferase, whose amino-acid sequence is MVKQGKIYGVSLGPGDPLLITLKGLQVLQQVDRIYYPGSLLEDGTTISYSLNILQYHQLDESKFRGMFLKMSTDRSEVAGTYANTFLQMWEDYQMGLQVAFVSEGDISFYSTFAYLMEHIQQYKLEVEVIAGVPSFLNGAAAHQFPLGVLNEKIAILPRMEHANQLEHLLDTFDTVVLIKIRSVIKTLLPLMHNKALRMMYCERLGTPDQFITTDIQVIKERELPYFSLIILKKL
- a CDS encoding sirohydrochlorin chelatase, with the protein product MKGILICGHGSRDPEGVRGFKELVGLLRERYPDYMVDYGFLEFSHPVYAAAVERMYVAGVREILAIPAILFAGAHAKNDIPYEMNTLQSQYKGLSIRLSRHIGITPSILKLARQLIVQAGGTGDLSDACLLVVGRGTSDPDANADVAKMTRMLWEGMGFGFATTAYIGVTKPLLQEALPLVDLLPYKRVIAVPLFLFTGVLLKKIYAQLEEYREQTEKEVLYTSGFECDELLLETIDERIREVEIGRPEMNCQLCKYRTQIIGFEEEVGKEQVGHHLAVKGILFEEDEKLEKGNKVVRGMKKILGI